The following proteins are co-located in the Microbulbifer sp. VAAF005 genome:
- a CDS encoding DUF2970 domain-containing protein: MEDNNKKAKKPNFGQVVVSTLAAAIGVQSDKNRERDFQSGSIMTYVIAGVVFTAVFVIGLALIVKIVLSNMG; this comes from the coding sequence GTGGAAGATAATAATAAGAAAGCGAAAAAGCCCAATTTTGGCCAGGTGGTAGTCAGTACCCTGGCCGCCGCAATTGGCGTGCAGAGTGATAAAAACCGCGAAAGGGATTTTCAAAGCGGCAGTATTATGACGTACGTTATTGCCGGCGTTGTTTTTACCGCCGTATTTGTAATCGGATTGGCACTTATTGTGAAAATAGTTCTCAGTAATATGGGCTGA
- a CDS encoding alpha/beta hydrolase, whose product MRVLLLPGLDGTGALFSDLIKALPKQWTSETLCLSELPGDTYPAQAQSIAKSYLNEKTYIIAESYSGSVAYELSLLAPEKILGITFIASFITSPSLLSKAAQLAPISLIDCPSLTKITLNFFGFNGKGSDILIDSTYNALLNTNRGKLKQRLHNIASISKPSQKLEIPAIYIRPDRDRLIRKKAVTDISAIYINLNVIDIPGGHFIAQAHPNKVARIVMNFAEGLLQP is encoded by the coding sequence TTGAGGGTTTTACTACTACCAGGACTCGATGGAACTGGAGCACTATTTTCAGATTTAATTAAGGCACTACCAAAACAGTGGACAAGTGAAACCCTCTGCCTTTCTGAACTTCCAGGAGATACTTACCCGGCTCAAGCTCAATCAATCGCCAAGAGCTATCTCAATGAGAAGACTTACATTATTGCTGAATCCTATTCAGGAAGCGTTGCATATGAGCTATCCCTTTTAGCTCCCGAAAAAATTTTAGGCATTACCTTTATAGCTAGCTTTATAACCTCTCCTTCGCTGCTATCCAAGGCAGCACAACTAGCTCCAATCTCGCTTATAGACTGCCCATCTTTAACCAAAATCACACTAAATTTCTTTGGTTTCAATGGCAAAGGCAGTGACATACTCATTGACAGCACCTATAACGCCCTACTAAATACCAACAGAGGCAAACTAAAGCAAAGGCTTCATAATATCGCCTCTATCTCCAAACCATCCCAAAAATTGGAAATCCCTGCCATCTATATCCGCCCGGATAGAGATCGACTTATCAGGAAAAAAGCTGTCACCGATATATCTGCGATATACATCAACCTCAATGTCATTGATATTCCTGGTGGACACTTTATTGCTCAAGCACACCCCAATAAAGTCGCGAGAATAGTTATGAATTTTGCAGAAGGATTACTACAACCCTAA
- a CDS encoding helix-turn-helix domain-containing protein, with protein MSPDNQFLRSGCPIVNGLDVFGDKWTLVILRDLLCGKETYSELADSPEKIPTNRLAERLKMLEAEGMLVREQYQSKPKRYKYLLTQKGKDVLPILQAIAKWGNTYFEGSWVPPKWFMET; from the coding sequence ATGAGTCCTGACAATCAATTTTTACGTTCGGGATGCCCTATCGTGAACGGACTGGACGTATTCGGCGATAAATGGACATTAGTTATTCTAAGAGACTTACTGTGTGGTAAAGAGACCTATAGCGAGCTAGCTGACTCACCAGAGAAAATACCAACCAATAGACTAGCAGAAAGATTAAAAATGCTAGAAGCAGAGGGAATGTTGGTGAGGGAACAATATCAATCAAAGCCTAAGCGATATAAGTACCTGCTAACACAGAAAGGCAAGGATGTCTTACCGATTCTTCAGGCAATCGCCAAATGGGGAAATACATATTTTGAAGGCTCGTGGGTTCCCCCGAAGTGGTTCATGGAAACCTAA
- a CDS encoding sporulation protein, which produces MSVFQKLKASIGIGAAKVDTVLQNPEQVQGGVIEGAIHIIGGDVDQQVDAISLKLCTEIKVETDEGVSYERFVLSEMHVQDPFVIGAGDSQEVPFEMELHEETPVTVLNARKNKSFVWLETSLDIDFALDPKDRDPLQIRPLPVVEKVLSMIEESGFKMVKADVEKGHLRGRNFASQSGCYQEIEFKSSGLLTSKEVELSFIVEGEQVHCLAEIDRRFGLRGDEYHSFSLAHDASDNEVVAAVQSILPL; this is translated from the coding sequence ATGTCTGTGTTTCAAAAATTGAAAGCATCAATAGGTATCGGTGCTGCAAAAGTAGATACTGTTTTACAGAACCCTGAGCAGGTTCAGGGTGGGGTAATTGAAGGGGCTATCCATATCATTGGGGGGGATGTCGACCAGCAGGTGGATGCTATAAGTTTGAAGCTCTGCACTGAGATCAAGGTGGAGACCGATGAAGGGGTAAGTTATGAGCGTTTTGTATTGAGCGAGATGCATGTACAAGACCCATTTGTTATCGGCGCTGGCGACAGCCAGGAAGTTCCATTCGAGATGGAACTGCATGAAGAGACACCGGTAACAGTTTTGAATGCACGTAAAAATAAAAGTTTCGTGTGGCTGGAAACCTCTCTGGATATTGATTTTGCGCTGGACCCAAAAGATAGGGACCCATTGCAAATTAGGCCCTTGCCAGTCGTGGAAAAAGTGCTCTCTATGATTGAGGAAAGTGGCTTCAAGATGGTAAAAGCAGATGTTGAAAAGGGACATCTGCGCGGAAGAAATTTTGCCTCCCAGTCCGGCTGTTATCAGGAAATAGAATTTAAGAGCAGTGGTTTGTTGACTTCTAAAGAGGTTGAACTCTCCTTTATCGTTGAAGGTGAGCAGGTACACTGCTTGGCAGAAATTGATCGTAGATTCGGACTGCGCGGCGATGAATATCATTCGTTTTCATTAGCGCATGATGCGAGTGATAATGAGGTTGTCGCAGCAGTTCAGTCTATTTTGCCTCTATAG
- a CDS encoding SDR family oxidoreductase: MSISIEGKTALVTGANRGIGKAIVERFLDGGAKKVYLAVRNPETTTELTEKYGDKVITLELDVAKAQSVGAAAKAIQELDILVNNAGILAPADPLSDHVEDSLKQELEVNTFGLVRVAKAFTPHLEKSKGALVQMNSVVSLRTFPHVSTYSASKAASYAITQALRETLQERGVQVLSVHPGPIKTDMAKQAGLEDGESPGAVAEEIVGALKNGDFHLFPDAMSQTFEAAYQSFSDSVITADLSE; this comes from the coding sequence TTGAGCATTTCAATCGAAGGAAAAACTGCCCTTGTAACTGGAGCAAACCGCGGAATTGGCAAGGCAATTGTTGAGCGCTTTCTCGACGGTGGCGCAAAAAAAGTCTATCTGGCCGTTCGCAACCCGGAGACAACGACAGAACTGACAGAAAAATATGGCGACAAAGTAATCACATTGGAACTCGATGTGGCAAAAGCCCAAAGTGTAGGGGCGGCGGCAAAGGCGATTCAGGAATTGGATATTCTGGTGAACAATGCCGGGATACTTGCGCCCGCAGACCCGCTTAGCGACCATGTAGAGGACTCTCTTAAGCAGGAACTGGAAGTGAATACCTTTGGGCTTGTCCGTGTAGCCAAAGCATTCACCCCCCATTTGGAAAAGAGCAAAGGCGCCCTGGTACAAATGAATTCGGTAGTATCCTTGCGTACCTTCCCACACGTTAGCACCTATTCCGCATCCAAAGCCGCCAGCTACGCAATTACCCAGGCACTTCGAGAAACGCTTCAGGAGCGAGGCGTACAAGTATTGAGTGTTCACCCCGGCCCCATCAAAACAGATATGGCCAAACAGGCTGGGCTGGAGGACGGAGAATCCCCCGGTGCAGTGGCTGAGGAAATTGTTGGCGCGCTAAAAAATGGGGATTTTCACCTCTTCCCGGATGCCATGTCGCAGACTTTTGAAGCCGCTTATCAGAGCTTCTCTGATTCGGTGATCACCGCAGACCTTAGCGAATAA
- a CDS encoding TetR/AcrR family transcriptional regulator produces the protein MAGRKPEFDKAYALESATKVFWKKGYVGASMADLTKAMGINKPSLYSSFGNKEKLFVLSLGQYLDRYAKDRMQFLTEEGVPLRQRLHSYLLATVKGQAGEGTPRGCYLAFGLSETAGDALPSDAIDALKAADAEAVKQLVDLFRSDKESQAIGLDRRAEECAMYLITLLHGTASVLRSGRELKEVEPSLELALNGLGLEA, from the coding sequence ATGGCGGGACGCAAGCCGGAGTTTGATAAGGCGTATGCGCTGGAATCAGCAACGAAAGTCTTTTGGAAAAAGGGCTATGTGGGCGCCTCAATGGCCGACCTGACCAAGGCTATGGGGATTAATAAGCCAAGTCTGTATTCTTCTTTTGGCAATAAAGAGAAACTGTTTGTTCTTTCATTGGGGCAATACCTGGATAGATATGCCAAAGATCGTATGCAGTTCCTGACGGAAGAGGGAGTGCCGTTGCGGCAGCGATTGCATAGTTATTTGCTGGCTACCGTTAAAGGTCAGGCCGGGGAGGGAACCCCGAGGGGTTGTTATCTGGCGTTTGGATTATCGGAAACTGCCGGTGACGCTTTGCCTTCTGATGCCATTGACGCTTTAAAAGCTGCTGACGCAGAAGCGGTAAAGCAACTGGTTGACTTGTTTCGTTCTGATAAAGAGTCCCAGGCTATAGGGCTGGATCGACGTGCTGAGGAGTGCGCTATGTACCTGATTACCTTGTTGCATGGCACAGCATCGGTATTGCGATCCGGGCGAGAACTCAAGGAGGTGGAACCCTCTTTGGAGCTTGCGCTCAATGGATTGGGGTTGGAGGCGTGA
- a CDS encoding nitrite/sulfite reductase — MYRYDDRDRAIINDRVAQFRGQTERYLAGELSEEQFLPLRLQNGLYIQRLAPMLRIAVPYGLLNSAQLRRLARVSRDYDKGYAHFTTRQNLQYNWPQLEDVPAILDELAEVEMHAVQTSGNCIRNTTSDPYAGIALDEIADPRPYCELIRQWSTFHPEFAFLPRKFKIAVSGSEQDRAAIRVHDIGVQIVKRGEEIGFQVLVGGGQGRTPVIAETIRDFLPEEDLLSYLEAIVRVYNQLGRRDNKYKARIKILVKALGPQEFGRRVEEEWQHIKDGAEKLTQEALDWAKSFFTAPEYREFDGSAAEAALQLQADSDKAFARWLERNTYPHRVPGYRAIKLSTKPTGVPPGDVTDAQLEAIADLADTFSFGEARVTHDQNVVLADVEQDKLFELWQQARKHGFATPNIGTLTDMICCPGGDYCSLANAKSIPVAEAIQRRFDDMDYLYDLGDLNLNISGCMNACGHHHVGHIGILGVDKKGEEFYQIQLGGSASNEASLAKVLGPSFSRAEVPDVISKILDLYVEQRQTEEPFIDTYNRIGLQPFKERVYAKAS, encoded by the coding sequence ATGTATCGATACGACGACCGGGACCGCGCCATCATCAACGATCGCGTAGCCCAGTTCCGCGGCCAAACGGAACGTTACCTTGCCGGCGAGTTGAGCGAGGAGCAATTCCTGCCGCTGCGCCTGCAAAATGGCCTCTATATTCAACGACTGGCCCCCATGTTGCGTATTGCCGTTCCCTACGGCCTGCTCAACAGTGCCCAGTTACGCCGTCTCGCTCGCGTAAGCCGCGACTACGATAAAGGCTACGCCCACTTCACTACGCGCCAGAACCTCCAATACAACTGGCCGCAGCTGGAAGATGTACCCGCTATTCTCGATGAGCTGGCGGAAGTGGAAATGCACGCGGTACAAACCAGCGGCAACTGTATCCGAAATACCACCTCGGACCCCTACGCCGGCATTGCGCTCGACGAGATTGCCGACCCGCGCCCCTACTGCGAGCTGATTCGCCAATGGTCTACATTCCACCCGGAATTCGCTTTCTTGCCGCGCAAGTTCAAGATCGCGGTCAGTGGTTCAGAACAGGACCGCGCCGCCATCCGTGTACACGATATCGGTGTACAGATCGTCAAGCGCGGTGAAGAGATTGGCTTCCAGGTATTGGTAGGTGGCGGTCAGGGCCGCACACCGGTTATTGCCGAGACCATCCGCGACTTCCTGCCGGAAGAAGACCTGCTCTCTTACCTTGAAGCGATTGTTCGCGTTTACAACCAGCTGGGTCGTCGCGACAACAAGTACAAAGCGCGCATTAAAATTCTGGTCAAGGCCCTCGGCCCGCAAGAGTTCGGCCGCCGCGTGGAAGAAGAGTGGCAACACATTAAAGACGGCGCTGAAAAGTTAACCCAGGAAGCATTGGATTGGGCTAAATCCTTCTTCACTGCCCCGGAATATCGCGAGTTTGACGGATCAGCTGCTGAAGCTGCACTGCAACTCCAAGCTGACAGCGACAAAGCCTTTGCCCGCTGGCTTGAACGCAACACCTACCCGCACCGGGTACCCGGTTATCGCGCGATTAAGTTGTCCACCAAACCCACTGGTGTACCCCCAGGTGATGTAACCGATGCCCAATTAGAGGCTATTGCCGATCTTGCCGATACTTTTAGCTTTGGTGAAGCTCGGGTAACTCACGACCAGAATGTGGTACTCGCAGACGTCGAACAGGACAAACTGTTTGAACTCTGGCAACAGGCCCGCAAGCACGGTTTCGCCACACCGAATATCGGCACCCTGACCGATATGATTTGCTGCCCCGGCGGTGACTACTGCTCACTTGCCAACGCCAAGTCCATCCCGGTAGCCGAAGCCATCCAGCGTCGCTTTGACGATATGGACTACCTGTACGACCTGGGTGACCTCAACCTCAATATCTCTGGCTGTATGAATGCCTGTGGCCACCACCACGTGGGACATATCGGCATCCTCGGCGTCGACAAAAAAGGCGAAGAGTTCTACCAGATCCAGCTGGGCGGCAGTGCATCCAACGAGGCCAGCCTGGCCAAAGTATTGGGCCCCAGCTTCTCCCGCGCTGAAGTGCCAGACGTGATCAGCAAAATCCTCGACCTCTATGTCGAGCAACGCCAAACGGAAGAGCCCTTTATCGACACCTACAACCGCATCGGCCTTCAGCCCTTCAAGGAGAGAGTTTATGCCAAAGCCAGCTAA
- a CDS encoding GFA family protein, translated as MSKISGECLCGYISYSCSEEPVMAGHCQCTDCQKISGAGHIANIAIPRGSLTISGDLAFHEKQTDSGNTVRRGFCPRCGSHIYAENSGMPQFEFIRAGSLHDLEQSNPTMVVYAGSGASWDYMDPELQKFEKMPEM; from the coding sequence ATGTCCAAAATATCTGGAGAATGCCTGTGCGGTTATATTAGTTATTCTTGCTCTGAAGAGCCGGTAATGGCGGGTCATTGCCAATGTACAGATTGTCAGAAAATTAGTGGGGCTGGACACATCGCTAACATTGCTATTCCTCGCGGAAGCTTAACCATTAGTGGCGATCTTGCATTTCATGAGAAGCAGACAGATAGCGGCAATACAGTAAGGAGAGGTTTTTGCCCTCGCTGCGGTTCGCATATTTATGCGGAAAATAGCGGTATGCCGCAGTTTGAATTTATCCGCGCTGGAAGTCTTCATGACCTGGAGCAATCCAACCCGACAATGGTGGTATATGCTGGTAGTGGTGCATCTTGGGACTATATGGACCCGGAATTACAAAAATTTGAAAAAATGCCAGAAATGTGA
- a CDS encoding winged helix-turn-helix transcriptional regulator, which produces MRILWELRNTARSFRELQAQCDAMSPSVLNTRIKQLSEAKLINKCTNGYQLTDLGVSLMETLDPLREWANNWEESFKA; this is translated from the coding sequence ATGAGAATACTGTGGGAACTGAGGAACACAGCCCGGAGCTTCAGGGAGCTCCAAGCCCAGTGTGATGCCATGTCCCCTTCGGTACTAAATACAAGAATCAAACAGTTGAGCGAAGCTAAATTGATTAATAAGTGTACGAATGGATATCAACTGACAGATCTGGGAGTTTCGTTAATGGAGACCCTTGATCCGCTGAGGGAATGGGCTAATAACTGGGAGGAATCCTTCAAGGCCTAA
- the metH gene encoding methionine synthase, with amino-acid sequence MSQQSRDQRLEQINAALAQRILILDGAMGTMIQREKLEEADYRGERFADFPRDLKGNNDLLSLTRPELIEKIHREYLEAGADIIETNTFNATQLSQSDYDMEHLVVEINRASAEIARRAADALSTPERPRWVAGVIGPTSRTASISPDVNDPGARNVTFDELVENYVEAGRALVEGGSDLILIETIFDTLNAKAAIYAMQQLFEELGFELPIMISGTITDASGRTLSGQTTEAFYYSVAHAKPISVGLNCALGATELRPYVEALSSACTSNVSAHPNAGLPNEFGEYDETPEQTAAIVAEFARSGFINILGGCCGTTPGHIRAIADAVADIPPRQQPEIKPALRLSGLEPFVADENALFVNVGERCNVTGSARFKRLILEEDYDTALQVAAAQVEDGAQVIDFNMDEAMLDALAAMRRFLNLAATEPDIAKVPFMVDSSKWEVIEAGLQCIQGKPIVNSISLKEGKEEFIEKAQLCLRYGAAVVVMAFDEDGQADTFERKIEICKRSYDVLVDEVGFDPTDIIFDPNIFAVATGIEEHNNYAVDFIEACRWIRTNLPGAQISGGVSNVSFSFRGNNPVREAIHSVFLFHAIKAGLNMGIVNAGQLAVYDELPQELREKVEDVILNRSPDATEALLDIAPKYQGDGSGAARKEDLSWRQLPVKERLAHSLVKGINNYIEEDTEEARASSSRPLDVIEGPLMDGMNIVGDLFGEGKMFLPQVVKSARVMKQAVAYLQPYIEAEKTEDSRSNGRILMATVKGDVHDIGKNIVGVVLACNNYEVIDLGVMVPAETILQTAKEKECDIIGLSGLITPSLDEMVHVAAEMERQGFDIPLLIGGATTSKAHTAVKIDPQFHRNQVVYVADASRAVGVASSLISNELRPAFVEKIQAEYDKVRTRTANRKRNDTRLTYEEARDTAPEFDWKNYQPARPNKLGLTVIDDFPLEKLLDTMDWTPFFISWDLAGKFPAILEDEIVGEAATDLYDNAQRMLKEIIDKKLLRARAVFGLWPANSVGDDIIVYKDESRSEELARLHHMRQQVQKRGGDGLCRSLADFVAPLESGQIDYVGGFAVTTGIGADELADTYEAKHDDYNAIMVKALADRMAESFAETLHRLVRKEYWGYAEDETLSNEELIKEAYQGIRPAPGYPACPDHSEKATLFKLLQAEQNAGVSLTEHFAMMPAAAVSGWYFAHPQAKYFNVGKIGRDQLQSLAKRKGVSEPELERWLRPNLEE; translated from the coding sequence CTGACCCGCCCGGAGCTGATCGAAAAGATTCACCGGGAGTACCTTGAGGCGGGCGCGGACATTATCGAAACCAATACTTTTAACGCAACCCAGCTGTCCCAATCTGATTACGATATGGAACACCTGGTGGTAGAGATCAACCGGGCCTCCGCAGAGATCGCGCGCCGTGCAGCAGATGCACTCTCTACCCCAGAGCGCCCGCGCTGGGTAGCCGGGGTCATCGGCCCCACTTCCCGCACCGCCAGTATTTCACCAGACGTCAATGATCCAGGGGCACGCAATGTCACTTTCGATGAACTGGTAGAAAACTATGTAGAAGCGGGCCGTGCTTTGGTCGAAGGCGGCAGCGACCTGATCTTAATCGAAACCATTTTTGACACCCTCAATGCCAAGGCCGCTATCTATGCCATGCAGCAGCTCTTTGAGGAGCTGGGTTTCGAACTGCCAATTATGATTTCCGGCACCATTACCGATGCCTCTGGCCGCACCCTTTCCGGCCAAACGACCGAAGCTTTTTACTATTCCGTTGCCCACGCAAAGCCAATTTCTGTGGGGCTCAACTGTGCCCTGGGCGCCACCGAATTGCGCCCTTATGTGGAAGCCTTATCGAGCGCCTGTACCTCTAATGTCTCCGCCCACCCCAACGCGGGATTGCCCAATGAGTTTGGCGAATACGACGAAACCCCTGAGCAGACCGCCGCAATCGTAGCGGAATTTGCCCGCAGCGGATTTATTAATATCCTCGGCGGCTGTTGTGGCACCACCCCCGGTCATATTCGTGCAATTGCCGATGCAGTGGCCGATATACCCCCACGACAGCAGCCGGAAATAAAACCTGCTCTGCGCCTGTCCGGACTGGAGCCATTTGTCGCCGATGAAAACGCCTTATTCGTCAATGTGGGCGAGCGTTGCAACGTCACTGGCTCCGCCCGATTTAAGCGCCTGATCCTTGAAGAGGACTACGACACCGCCCTGCAAGTGGCTGCCGCCCAGGTGGAAGATGGGGCGCAGGTAATCGACTTCAATATGGATGAGGCGATGCTGGATGCACTCGCCGCTATGCGCCGCTTCCTCAACCTTGCCGCTACCGAACCGGATATCGCCAAGGTGCCATTTATGGTGGACTCCTCCAAGTGGGAGGTGATCGAGGCCGGCCTGCAATGTATCCAGGGCAAGCCCATTGTGAACTCTATCAGCCTCAAGGAAGGCAAAGAGGAGTTTATCGAAAAGGCTCAACTGTGCCTGCGCTACGGTGCAGCTGTGGTGGTGATGGCTTTTGATGAAGATGGCCAGGCGGATACTTTCGAGCGCAAAATTGAGATCTGCAAACGCAGCTACGATGTGCTGGTCGATGAAGTCGGCTTCGATCCCACCGATATTATTTTCGACCCGAATATTTTTGCTGTCGCCACCGGTATTGAGGAACACAATAATTACGCGGTGGACTTTATCGAGGCGTGCCGCTGGATTCGCACAAACCTGCCCGGTGCCCAGATCAGTGGCGGCGTCTCCAATGTTTCCTTCTCTTTCCGGGGCAACAATCCGGTACGTGAAGCCATTCATTCAGTATTCCTGTTTCACGCTATTAAAGCCGGCCTGAATATGGGTATCGTGAACGCCGGACAGCTGGCGGTTTACGACGAACTCCCACAGGAGCTGCGGGAAAAAGTTGAGGATGTGATCCTCAACCGCAGCCCAGATGCCACTGAAGCCCTGTTGGACATTGCCCCCAAATACCAGGGGGATGGCAGTGGAGCCGCGCGCAAAGAGGACCTGAGCTGGCGCCAATTGCCCGTGAAGGAACGCTTGGCACACTCCCTTGTGAAAGGCATTAACAACTATATCGAGGAAGATACCGAAGAGGCCCGTGCAAGTTCCTCACGCCCACTGGATGTGATCGAAGGTCCACTGATGGACGGTATGAATATCGTCGGCGACCTGTTTGGCGAAGGGAAAATGTTCTTGCCCCAGGTAGTGAAATCCGCCCGAGTTATGAAACAGGCGGTAGCCTACCTGCAACCCTATATTGAGGCGGAAAAAACCGAAGACAGCCGCTCCAACGGCCGTATCCTGATGGCCACGGTTAAAGGGGATGTGCACGATATTGGCAAAAATATTGTGGGCGTGGTGCTGGCCTGCAACAACTATGAAGTGATCGACCTCGGCGTGATGGTGCCAGCGGAAACCATTTTGCAAACAGCAAAGGAAAAGGAGTGTGACATTATCGGCCTGTCCGGCCTGATCACCCCATCCCTGGATGAAATGGTTCACGTAGCCGCCGAGATGGAGCGCCAGGGGTTTGATATCCCATTATTGATCGGCGGAGCCACTACCTCCAAAGCCCATACCGCCGTAAAAATTGATCCCCAATTCCATCGCAACCAGGTGGTGTATGTAGCCGATGCATCCCGCGCCGTAGGCGTGGCCAGCAGCCTGATTTCCAATGAGCTGCGCCCAGCCTTTGTGGAAAAAATCCAGGCAGAGTATGACAAGGTGCGCACCCGCACCGCCAACCGCAAGCGCAATGACACCCGCTTAACCTACGAGGAAGCGCGGGATACTGCCCCGGAATTTGATTGGAAAAACTACCAGCCAGCACGACCCAACAAGCTGGGCCTTACCGTGATCGACGATTTCCCTCTGGAGAAACTGCTCGACACTATGGACTGGACGCCTTTCTTTATTTCCTGGGATTTGGCAGGTAAATTCCCGGCAATCCTTGAAGACGAAATTGTGGGAGAAGCCGCTACCGATCTCTACGACAACGCCCAGCGCATGTTAAAAGAGATTATCGATAAAAAGCTATTGCGCGCACGGGCTGTATTCGGCCTATGGCCCGCCAATAGCGTCGGCGACGATATCATCGTCTACAAGGATGAAAGCCGCAGTGAGGAGCTGGCTCGCCTTCACCATATGCGCCAACAGGTACAGAAACGCGGAGGCGATGGCCTGTGCCGCTCCCTGGCAGATTTCGTCGCGCCGCTGGAGTCCGGCCAAATAGACTATGTGGGCGGCTTCGCGGTTACCACTGGCATCGGCGCAGACGAGTTGGCAGACACCTACGAAGCCAAGCACGACGATTACAACGCCATTATGGTAAAGGCCCTGGCAGACCGTATGGCAGAGTCCTTTGCTGAGACACTGCACCGTTTGGTGCGAAAAGAATATTGGGGCTATGCCGAAGACGAAACTCTGAGCAATGAGGAGCTGATCAAGGAAGCCTACCAGGGCATCCGCCCAGCCCCGGGCTATCCCGCCTGCCCCGATCATTCGGAAAAAGCTACCCTGTTCAAATTGCTACAAGCGGAGCAAAATGCAGGCGTCAGCCTTACCGAGCACTTTGCCATGATGCCCGCAGCTGCGGTGAGCGGTTGGTACTTCGCCCACCCCCAGGCAAAGTACTTCAATGTGGGCAAGATCGGCAGGGATCAGCTGCAAAGCCTGGCTAAACGAAAAGGGGTCAGCGAACCGGAATTGGAGCGCTGGCTACGTCCCAACCTCGAGGAGTGA
- a CDS encoding DUF934 domain-containing protein: MPKPAKLGPQPGNPAELIIDGEVKTNEWQLVPQLEAGEELDPSTLPSGKIILPLRQWLAHRDALASRSEEVGVWLDSEEGAEQIAEEATKLPVIAVHFPAFADGRGFTAGRMLRERYSFTGELRAVGGFMRDQLTYLQRCGFNAYAFEGEQPLASLKDSMSDFGDSYQTGVDQPLPMFRRRF, translated from the coding sequence ATGCCAAAGCCAGCTAAACTGGGCCCACAGCCGGGCAACCCCGCAGAACTGATCATCGATGGTGAAGTAAAGACCAACGAATGGCAGCTGGTACCCCAACTGGAAGCAGGGGAAGAGTTGGACCCAAGCACCCTGCCCTCCGGCAAAATTATCCTGCCACTGCGACAGTGGCTGGCGCATCGCGATGCGCTAGCATCCCGCAGTGAAGAGGTCGGTGTTTGGCTGGACAGTGAAGAAGGTGCCGAGCAGATTGCGGAAGAAGCCACCAAATTGCCGGTAATTGCCGTGCACTTCCCGGCATTTGCCGATGGTCGGGGCTTTACCGCAGGCCGTATGCTGCGCGAGCGCTACAGCTTTACCGGAGAGTTACGCGCAGTAGGCGGGTTTATGCGAGACCAGCTGACCTATTTACAACGCTGCGGCTTCAATGCCTACGCATTTGAAGGCGAGCAGCCTCTGGCAAGCCTTAAAGACTCGATGAGCGATTTTGGCGATAGCTACCAAACAGGGGTAGACCAACCGCTGCCCATGTTCCGTCGCCGCTTCTAA